Part of the Myxococcales bacterium genome is shown below.
GTTATATTTATACACGAATTGGCAACCCGACCATCCGCGCTCTGGAAGATTGCGTAGCTGCGCTTGAAGAAGGCGTCGGCGCCGTCGCCACAAGTTCGGGCATGGGTGCGGTGACTACCGCTTATCTTGCTTTGTTGAAAAGCGGCGACCACGTCGTCAGCACGGCCTCGGTCTACGGACCGTCGCGGACCTTGATGGAGCAGCATCTGAAACGGTTTGGCGTTGTCGCCAGTTATGTGGACACCTCTGACCTCGAAAGCGTACGCTGTGCAATTCGGCCCGAGACTCGAATGGTCTATGTTGAAACGCCATCGAATCCGTTGATGCAGATCACCGACCTTCGCGCGGTGGCGGAACTTGCGCACGCCAATGACGCGGTGTTCGTGGTGGACAGCACTTTCGCCTCCCCCTACCTCCAGCGACCGCTGACGATGGGCGCGGACGTCGTGCTGCACTCGGTAACCAAGTTTATCAACGGCCACGCCGACGTAGTGGGCGGCATTCTCGTGGCATGCAACGATGAACTGCTGCGAAAACTGCGCCAGATGATGATTCTGACCGGCTGCAATATGGACCCGCATCAGGCTTTTTTGGTCCATCGTGGGATTAAGACGCTTTCCCTGCGAATCGAGCGTGCGCAGACTGCCGCCGGAATGATTGCGCGATGGCTCGAAGCCCGCAACGAGGTGGCCTGGGTCCGCTACATCGGCCTGCCAAGTCACCCACAACATGATCTTGCGCTTCAGCAAATGCGCGGTCCTGGAACGATGATCAGCTTCG
Proteins encoded:
- a CDS encoding aminotransferase class I/II-fold pyridoxal phosphate-dependent enzyme, which encodes MKGKQKGFTSTLVHAGNQKDKCGSVVTPIYQTSTFAFENSRQGADRFAGRSEGYIYTRIGNPTIRALEDCVAALEEGVGAVATSSGMGAVTTAYLALLKSGDHVVSTASVYGPSRTLMEQHLKRFGVVASYVDTSDLESVRCAIRPETRMVYVETPSNPLMQITDLRAVAELAHANDAVFVVDSTFASPYLQRPLTMGADVVLHSVTKFINGHADVVGGILVACNDELLRKLRQMMILTGCNMDPHQAFLVHRGIKTLSLRIERAQTAAGMIARWLEARNEVAWVRYIGLPSHPQHDLALQQMRGPGTMISFELKGGFRAGEALMNRVGLAALAVSLGGVESLIEHPASMTHCGVPTAERQQAGISDGLVRYSVGIEDPDDLIEDLRQALEDGSLAPNAE